CTGGGCCAGGGCAACGACGCCGAGGGCAAGCCGATGCTGCAGGAGATGCTGCACCTGGAGTACGCCGACAAGGCCACGCTCTACGTGCCTGTCGCACAGCTGCACCTGATCAGCCGCTACACCGGCGTCAGCGCCGACGAGGCGCCGCTGCACAAGCTCGGTTCAGGCCAGTGGGAGAAGGCCAAGCGCAAGGCCGCCGAGCAGGTGCGCGACTCGGCCGCCGAGCTGCTCAACATCTACGCCCGGCGCGCCGCGCGCGAGGGCCACGCTTTCCGCTTCTCGGCCGCCGACTACGAGGTCTTCGCCAACGACTTCGGCTTCGACGAGACGGCCGACCAGAAGGCCGCGATCCATGCGGTGATCCAGGACATGATCTCGCCGCAGCCGATGGACCGCCTGGTCTGCGGCGACGTCGGCTTCGGCAAGACCGAGGTCGCCCTGCGCGCCGCCTTCGTCGCGGTGACCGGGGGCAAGCAGGTCGCCTTCCTCGCCCCCACCACCCTGCTCGCCGAACAGCACTACCAGACGCTGATGGACCGCTTCGCCAAGTGGCCCGTCAAGGTCGCCGAGATGAGCCGCTTCCGCTCGACCAAGGAGATCAATGCCGCCGCCAAGGGCCTGGCCGACGGCAGCGTCGACATCGTCGTCGGCACGCACAAGCTGCTCTCCAGCAGCGTGAAGTTCAAGAACCTCGGCCTGCTCATCATCGACGAGGAGCACCGCTTCGGCGTGCGCCACAAGGAGGCGATGAAGGCCCTGCGCGCCGAGGTGGACGTCCTCACCCTCACCGCCACCCCGATCCCGCGCACGCTGGGGATGGCGCTCGAAGGCCTGCGCGACCTCAGCGTGATCGCCACCGCCCCGCAGCGCCGCCTCGCGATCAAGACCTTCGTGCGCAACGAGGGCACCGGCGTGATCCGCGAGGCCGTGCTGCGCGAGCTCAAGCGCGGCGGCCAGGTCTACTTCCTGCACAACGAGGTCGAGACCATCGAGAACCGGCGCCAGAAGCTGGAGCAGATCCTGCCCGAGGCCCGGATCGCTGTCGCCCACGGCCAGATGCCCGAGCGCGAGCTGGAGCGCGTGATGCGCGACTTCGTCGCCCAGCGCTACAACCTGCTGCTGTGCTCGACCATCATCGAGACCGGCATCGACGTGCCGAGCGCCAACACCATCGTCATGAGCCGCGCCGACAAGTTCGGCCTGGCGCAGCTGCACCAGCTGCGCGGCCGCGTCGGGCGCAGCCATCACCAGGCCTATGCCTACCTGATGGTGCCGGACATCGACGGCCTGACCAAGCAGGCCGCGCAGCGCCTCGACGCCATCCAGCAGATGGAGGAGCTCGGCTCCGGCTTCTACCTCGCGATGCACGACCTCGAGATCCGCGGTGCCGGCGAGGTGCTGGGCGAGAACCAGAGCGGCAACATGATGGAGATCGGCTTCCAGCTCTACAACGAGATGCTGGCCGAGGCCGTGCGCTCGCTCAAGGCCGGCCACGAGCCCGACCTGCTGTCGCCGCTGTCCGTCACCACCGAGATCAACCTGCACGCACCCGCCCTGCTGCCCGAGGACTACTGCGGCGACGTGCACCTGCGCCTGTCCTTCTACAAGAAACTCGCGACCGCGAAAACCTCCGACCAGATCGACACCCTGCTCGAGGAGATCGTCGACCGCTTCGGCAAGCTCCCGCCCCAGGCCCAGACGCTGATCGATATGCACCGGCTGCGGGTGCTGGCGCGGCCCTACGGCGTGGTCAAGGTCGATGCAGCGCCGGGCGCGATCCACATCACCTTCAAGAAGGACCCGCCGGTCGACTCGATGGCCATCATCCAGCTAATCCAGAAGAACAAGCACATCAAGCTGGCGGGCAACGAGAAGCTGCGCATCGAGCGGGAACTCAAGGAGCCGAAGGAGCGGGCGCAGATGGTGCGGGACGTGCTGCGCAGCCTCGGACAACCCAAGACAGAGGAAGCCACCCCGGCATGACCAACGCTCTTCGAGAAATCTCCCCCGGCCTCGCCATCCGGCGCATCACCCCGCCGCTCGCCCTCGCCGACTTCAAGCTGATCGCCTTCGACATGGATTCGACGCTGATCAATATCGAATGCATCGACGAGATCGCCGACGCGGTCGGCAAGAAGGCCGAGGTCGCCGCCATCACCGAAGCCACGATGCGCGGCGAGATCAAGGACTTCAAGGAAAGCCTGCGCCGCCGCGTGGCCCTGCTGCAGGGCGTGCCGGTCTCGGCCCTGCAGGAGGTCTACGACCAGCGCCTGCGCCTCAACCCGGGTGCCGAGGCGCTGGTGGCCGCCTGCAAGGCGGTGGGCCTCAAGGTGCTGCTGGTCTCGGGCGGCTTCACCTTCTTCGCCAACCGGGTGAAGGAGCGGCTGGGCATCGACTTCGCGCGCTCCAACCTGCTCGACGAGGCGGACGGCAAGCTCACCGGCCGCGTGGTGGTGCAGTCCTGGGGCGACATCTGCGATGGCGCGGAAAAGCGCCGCACGCTGCTGGAAGTCGTTTCGCTGCTCGGCATCTCGCCCGCCGAATGCATCGCGGTAGGCGACGGCGCCAATGACTTGCCGATGATGGGCGAGGCGGGGCTGTCAGTGGCCTACCACGCCAAACCCAAGGTACGCGAAGAGGCCATGGTCGCGATCGACGAAGGCGGCCTCGACCGATTGCTCGAAGTCGTGCGCTGACGCGCCGGGGAAACCGGTTTCTTCCTAAGGCAAAAGGGACCGGCGCTGTCCTAGGGTTATCTTCAGTTTCGCGTGCAGTGCCCCAGGTGCTTGAATGTCTGGGCAACAACGAAGGAGCAGATATGAAGCGCCGCCAATCCCTGGTCGCACTCGGTGCAGCCGCCACAGCCCTGGTCCTGCCCGGGCTTGCCCACGCGGCTTACCCCGAGCGCCCGATCACCATGATCGTGCCGTGGGGCGCCGGCGGCGGCACCGATGCCGTGGCCCGCATCATCGCCGCCGAGCTCGAGAAGGAGCTCAAGCAATCAACGTGGTCAACCGCACGGGCGGCAGCGGCGTGGTCGGTCACCAGGCCATCGCCTCCGCCGCGCCCGACGGCTACACGCTGGGCATCGTCACCGTCGAGATCGGCATGATGCGCCACGCAGGGCTGACGCAGCTCTCGGGCGCCGACTACACGCCGCTCGCGCTCATGAACTTCGACGCCAACGCCATCTTCGTGCGCGAGGACTCGCCGATCAAGAGCGCCAAGGAGCTGCTCGATGCGGCCAAGGCCAGCCCCGGCAAGCTCAAGGCCAGCGGCACCGGCCAGGGCGGCATCTGGCACCTCGGCCTTGCGCAATGGCTGGTCGACAACAAGCTGCCCGGCAACGCGATCGCCTGGGTGCCGAGCCAGGGCGCCGCCCCGGGGTTGCAGGACCTGATGGCCGGCGGCGTCGACGTGGTGTCCTGCTCGCTGCCCGAGGCGCGTTCGCTGATCGATGCCGGCAAGGTACGCCCCTTGCTGCTGCTGGGCGCCAAGCCCGATGCCATCTTCCCCAAGGTTCCGCTGTACACCGACGCGACGGGCAAGACATGGAACGCCGGCGCCTGGCGCGGCATCGCAGCGCCAAAGGGGCTGCCGAAGGAACAGACCGACCAGCTCGCCGCCACGCTCAAGAAGATCTTCGACGGCAAGGCCTACCAGGACTTCCTGGCCTCGCGCGGCTTCGGCGCCCTCTATGCCGACCGCGCCGATT
Above is a window of Variovorax sp. RA8 DNA encoding:
- the mfd gene encoding transcription-repair coupling factor; translated protein: MDLPALTAGKRFTLPRPPLSADALLLAQLAEREKSAGRATAVFTADANDAQRLIDELAFFAPELRCALFPDWETLPYDSFSPHQDLISERLATLWRISQKEADVVLVPATTALYRLAPPAFLAGYTFHFKARQKLEESKLKAQLTLAGYSHVTQVVSPGEYAVRGGLIDLFPMGSQVPFRVDLFDDEIDSIRTFDPDTQRSLYPVPEVRLLPGREFPMDDEARARFRSRWRELLEGDPTRSRLYKDMGNGVATAGIEYYLPLFFEETATVFDYLGAETTIVLHGDLEPAFQHFWQDTGERYRLVQGDPERPALPPEALFLNAEQFYQRAKPHAQLAIRGGAEASPYAEFEALPRFAVVRGADDPLVKLKVHIAATPHRVLFLAESDGRRESLLDFLRASGVGPPAFDSLAEFEASPGEKIGIVTAALVAGFAWIEQGIDFVTETELFATAPSARRRNRKQEQVSDVEALIKDLSELAVGDPVVHSAHGIGRYRGLIHMDLGQGNDAEGKPMLQEMLHLEYADKATLYVPVAQLHLISRYTGVSADEAPLHKLGSGQWEKAKRKAAEQVRDSAAELLNIYARRAAREGHAFRFSAADYEVFANDFGFDETADQKAAIHAVIQDMISPQPMDRLVCGDVGFGKTEVALRAAFVAVTGGKQVAFLAPTTLLAEQHYQTLMDRFAKWPVKVAEMSRFRSTKEINAAAKGLADGSVDIVVGTHKLLSSSVKFKNLGLLIIDEEHRFGVRHKEAMKALRAEVDVLTLTATPIPRTLGMALEGLRDLSVIATAPQRRLAIKTFVRNEGTGVIREAVLRELKRGGQVYFLHNEVETIENRRQKLEQILPEARIAVAHGQMPERELERVMRDFVAQRYNLLLCSTIIETGIDVPSANTIVMSRADKFGLAQLHQLRGRVGRSHHQAYAYLMVPDIDGLTKQAAQRLDAIQQMEELGSGFYLAMHDLEIRGAGEVLGENQSGNMMEIGFQLYNEMLAEAVRSLKAGHEPDLLSPLSVTTEINLHAPALLPEDYCGDVHLRLSFYKKLATAKTSDQIDTLLEEIVDRFGKLPPQAQTLIDMHRLRVLARPYGVVKVDAAPGAIHITFKKDPPVDSMAIIQLIQKNKHIKLAGNEKLRIERELKEPKERAQMVRDVLRSLGQPKTEEATPA
- the serB gene encoding phosphoserine phosphatase SerB, with the translated sequence MTNALREISPGLAIRRITPPLALADFKLIAFDMDSTLINIECIDEIADAVGKKAEVAAITEATMRGEIKDFKESLRRRVALLQGVPVSALQEVYDQRLRLNPGAEALVAACKAVGLKVLLVSGGFTFFANRVKERLGIDFARSNLLDEADGKLTGRVVVQSWGDICDGAEKRRTLLEVVSLLGISPAECIAVGDGANDLPMMGEAGLSVAYHAKPKVREEAMVAIDEGGLDRLLEVVR
- a CDS encoding tripartite tricarboxylate transporter substrate binding protein, whose product is MVNRTGGSGVVGHQAIASAAPDGYTLGIVTVEIGMMRHAGLTQLSGADYTPLALMNFDANAIFVREDSPIKSAKELLDAAKASPGKLKASGTGQGGIWHLGLAQWLVDNKLPGNAIAWVPSQGAAPGLQDLMAGGVDVVSCSLPEARSLIDAGKVRPLLLLGAKPDAIFPKVPLYTDATGKTWNAGAWRGIAAPKGLPKEQTDQLAATLKKIFDGKAYQDFLASRGFGALYADRADFGKFMAEKDASFAVAMKAVGIAK